The genomic region CCGTGACCGCCGCCAGGCCCGAGGGCACGAGAATCGTTCCGGCAGCGCCCTCGAGCTCATTGATCGCCTCGCAAAGCGCATCGGTCGTCGGCGTGCCGCGCGTTCCGTAGGTATATTTCTGCGCCCGGCTTTCCATGGTCCTGGCGTTGGGAAACAGCACGGTGGAAGCGTGCACCACCGGCGGATTGACGAAGCCGTGGAAATCCGAGGGATTGTTGCCAGTGTGCGCCAGACGGGTGTTGATGCCCGTTTCCTTGAGCGCGCTGATCTTGTCTGCCATTGAAAAATCCGCTGTTTAGATTCGACGCCAACTCATCGAACGCGGCACCCGCCGGGTCAAGGGAAAATTCCTGTGAAGGGGCGAGGCCTCGTGCAAAACGCCGGACTGGCCGTTTTTTGTTCAAAGAAACCGATTTTCCGTGAAGAAACTGCCTAAACTTCTGGCGAAGTTCGGGTTTTTCACATGCAAAATCAGAAAATCGGCAACATCTCTTGACCCTTGTAGATTTTGAGCATGAGATAGATTGCACTCACGCCAGGAGGGTGGCGGAGGCTGCACGCGCCCACGGAGCGCGCCTGTGCAGACGCGAACAAACGACAACCGAAAAGGTTCAAAAAATGGCAAGAAGGATTCTGACAGCTCTCGTTGGCGCTGCTGTCATGGGGATTGGCGCACATGCGGCATCGGCCGCGACGCTTGACGACGTGAAGGCCAAGGGCTTCGTCCAATGCGGCGTTAACACCGGTCTCGCCGGCTTCGCCTCGCCCGACGCAGCCGGCAACTGGAACGGTTTCGACGTCGATTACTGCAAGGCGATTGCTGCCGCTGTCTTTGGCGACGCCACCAAAGTGAAGTATACGCCGACCTCCGCGAAGGAGCGGTTCCCGGCTCTCCAATCTGGTGAAGTCGACGTCCTCGCCCGCAACACGACCTGGACCATCAACCGCGACACGGCACTCGGCTTCAACTTCCGCCCCGTCAACTACTATGACGGCCAGGGCTTCATGGTTCGCAAGAGCCTCGACGTGAAGTCGGCGCTTGAACTGTCCGGCGCCGCAGTTTGCGTGCAGACCGGAACGACGACCGAGCTCAACCTTGCCGACTACTTCAAGTCGAACAACCTGCAGTACAATCCGGTGGTCTTCGAGAAGCTCGAAGAAGTCAACGCGGCTTACGATGCCGGCCGCTGCGACGTTTACACGACCGACCAATCCGGCCTGTATTCGCTGCGACTCACCCTTTCCAAGCCGGACGACCACGTGATTCTGCCGGAAATCATCTCCAAGGAACCGCTCGGCCCGGCCGTCCGCCAGGGTGACGACCAATGGTTCGATATCGTCACTTGGGTCCACTACGCGCTGATCCAGGCCGAGGAATTCGGCGTGACGCAGGCGAATGTCGAGGAAATGAAGAAGTCGACGAACCCTGACGTCCAGCGCTTCCTCGGCGTCGAAGCCGACAGCAAGATCGGCACCGACCTCGGTCTCACCAATGAGTGGGCCGTGAACGTCATCAAGGCCGTCGGCAACTACGGCGAAATCTTCGATCGCAACATCGGTGCAGGCAGCCCGCTGAAGATCGAGCGCGGACTGAACGCGCTGTGGAGCAAGGGCGGCATCCAGTACGCCCCGCCGGTTCGCTAAATCGGTTCGGAAAATCCGGAGGGGCGGCAAACCGCTCCTCCGTTGCAATAAAAACCGCTCGGCAAGGGCGGATTGGGGAAAGAGGCATTACATGGCCATTGGCGTTACGAACGCGCCTGAGAAAAGCAAATCCTCAGGATCGATTATTAACGACCCTCAGGTGCGCGGGATATTCTACCAGGCGGTCACCATCATCATTCTGGCGGTCCTCATCTACTGGATCGTCGACAACACGGTCGAGAACCTGAAGCGCGCGAACATCGCGTCCGGCTATGGTTTTGTGAGAAGCCGGGCGGGATTCGATGTCGGACAATCGCTGATCGCCTTCACAAGCGATTCCACCTATGGCCGTGCTTTGGTGGTCGGCTTTGTCAATACGCTGCTGGTGGCGATTACCGGTATCATCACGGCAACTGTCATCGGCTTCATCGTCGGCATCGGACGTCTTTCGCACAACTGGATCATCGCCAAGCTGTCGCTCGCCTATGTCGAGGTGTTCCGCAACATTCCACCGCTGCTGGTCATCTTCTTCTGGTACAGCGGCGTTCTGGCGATCCTCCCCCAGGCGCGCGAGGCGCTTGCCTTGCCCTTCGATATTTTCGTGAGCAACCGCGGCGTCGCCTTTCCGAAGCCCATGTTCGGAGAAGGATCACACTATACGCTCATCGCGCTCATCATCAGTATCATCGCGAGCGTCGTCTTTGCCCGCTACGCCCGTCAGCGACAGATGGCGACCGGCCAACGATTGCCCGTGTTGTGGATTGTGCTCGGACTCGTCATCGGCGTACCTCTGGTGACGTTCCTCGCAAGCGGCGCGCCGCTCGCCTTCGATGTGCCCGTCGCGGGCAAGTTCAACCTGACGGGGGGCTCGGTCGTCGGACCGGAATTCATGTCGCTCTTCCTCGCGCTTTCCTTCTACACTGCGGCCTTCATCGCAGAGATCGTCCGGGCAGGCATCCGCGGGGTCTCAAAAGGACAGACGGAAGCGGCCCACGCACTCGGCATCCGCCCAAGGCTGACCACTCGTCTGGTCGTCGTGCCGCAGGCGATGCGCATCATCATCCCGCCCTTGACCAGCCAATATCTCAACCTCACCAAGAACTCGTCGCTAGCGGTTGCCGTCGGCTATGCGGATCTCGTCGCCGTCGGCGGGACGATCCTCAACCAGACCGGACAGGCGATCGAAGTCGTAAGCATCTGGCTCATCGTCTATCTCAGCCTGAGCCTTGCCACCTCGGCGTTCATGAACTGGTACAACGCTCGTATGGCGCTGGTGGAGAGGTAAGAACATGAGCACGCATCAGGCAAGTTTCGTTCGTGCTTCGTTGATCGAAGCCTCACCCGCCCCGGCGCTGGAAAGTGGCATTGCCCTTTGGCTGCGGAAGAACCTCTTCGCCACGCCGAAGGACACAGCCTTGACCATTATCAGCCTGCTGGTGCTGGCGTGGCTGGTGCCCCCGGCTATACAGTGGCTCTTTATCGACGCAGCCTGGACCGGCGGCGGTCGCGGCGTCTGCGCGACGATCTCCCAGGGCGGGTCACAGCCAGAGAACTGGAGCGGCGCCTGCTGGGCTTTCGTCAACGCGAAATTCAGCCAGTTCCTCTTTGGCCGCTATCCGCCTGAGGAACGGTGGCGGCCCGCTCTCGTCGGCATTCTTTTCGTGCTGTTCCTCGTACCGATGTTGATCCCCAAGGTTCCGTACAAGGGGTTGAACGCGGTTCTGCTGCTGGTGGTCCTACCGATCATCGCCACGATCCTGCTTCCCGGCGGCTGGCTAGGCCTCACTTACGTCGAGACGCCGCTGTGGGGCGGCCTCATGGTCACCCTGGTACTCTCGTTTGTCGGTATCGCGGTTTCACTGCCATTGGGCATTCTGCTGGCGCTCGGGCGACGGTCGAACATGCCGGTGATCAAGATGCTCTGCACGGTCTTCATCGAGATGGTGCGCGGCGTCCCGCTGATCACGGTTCTGTTCATGGCGAGCGTGATGCTGCCGCTGTTCCTGCCGCAGGGTGTCACCTTCGACAAATTCCTGCGCGCCCTGATCGGTGTGTCGCTCTTTGCCTCCGCCTACATGGCGGAAGTCGTGCGCGGTGGCCTGCAGGCTATTCCGAAGGGCCAGTACGAAGGCGCCGATTCGCTCGGGCTCAGCTATTGGCAAAAGATGAATCTCATCGTCCTGCCGCAAGCGCTGAAGCTGGTGATTCCCGGCATCGTCAACACCTTTATCGGCCTGTTCAAAGACACGTCGCTCGTCTCGATTATCGGCATGTTCGATCTGCTCGGCATCGTTCGCCTGAACTTTACCGACACGAACTGGGCGTCCGCGGTAACGCCGCTGACCGGCCTGATTTTTGCAGGCTTCGTATTCTGGCTTTTCTGCTTCGGCATGTCGCGCTATTCAGGCTTCATGGAACGCGTGCTCGACAAGAGCCAACGATAAAAAGGGGAAACATATGGCAAACACCGCCACCGCATCGAAGATGACCATCTCGACGACGGATGTCGCGATCGAAATCACCAACATGAACAAGTGGTACGGTGATTTCCACGTTCTGCGCGATATCAACCTCAAGGTCATGCGCGGCGAGCGCATCGTCATTGCCGGCCCGTCGGGCTCTGGCAAGTCGACGATGATTCGCTGCATCAACCGCCTTGAGGAGCACCAGAAGGGCAAGATCGTCGTCGACGGCATCGAACTCACCAACGACCTGAAGAAGATCGACGAAGTCCGCCGCGAAGTCGGCATGGTTTTCCAGCACTTCAACCTCTTCCCGCATTTGACGATCCTGGAAAACTGCACGCTCGCGCCGATCTGGGTGCGCAAGATGCCGAAGAAGCAGGCCGAGGAAATCGCGATGCATTTCCTCACACGCGTCAAGATTCCCGAGCAGGCACACAAGTATCCGGGCCAGCTTTCGGGCGGTCAGCAGCAGCGTGTGGCGATCGCACGCTCGCTATGCATGAATCCGAAGATCATGCTGTTCGACGAGCCGACTTCTGCGCTCGACCCGGAAATGATCAAGGAAGTTCTGGATACGATGGTCGGTCTCGCCGAGGAAGGCATGACGATGCTGTGCGTAACCCATGAGATGGGCTTCGCGCGTCAGGTCGCCCACCGCGTGATCTTCATGGACCAGGGCCAGATCGTCGAACAGAACTCGCCGGCCGAATTCTTCGACCATCCGCAGCACGAACGCACCAAGCTGTTCCTCAGCCAGATCCTGCACTAGTTCATTTCATTGTTTCATTGAAAAAGTGAAATGACCTAACTCTTTGAAACTATGCAATTCCGGGCGGAGAACCGCTGCATACTTCTTTCTGGGAATTGCTGTTTATGCCGATGATATGAAGCCGAACGAGAACGGCCCGCCAGAAACTGGCGGGCCGTTCTCGTTACATCATTATTGCACTCGCGAGATGGCGCGAGCCCGGGAAGGTGCGGCGAACCGGCAGGCCGCCGGCGGCGGCAACTGCCTCTCAGCCGGTGCGGATTTGGTTCTGATATATCACGCTCTGTTGCGGCCATTTCAAATCCGTGTCAATCTCTGATATATCAGAACTAGCGGGATGCTTATGCCAGTCCAGTCCCAGGCCCACCTCGCCTATCTGGCGCTCGAACGCCTCATCGTCACACTGAAACTCAAGCCCGGATCGCTCGTTACCGAGCGCCAACTCATCGAACTTGCCGAGCATGGCCGCACCCCCGTTCGAGAAGCGATCCAGAAACTTGCCTGGCAAGGGCTCATCGACATTCGTGCGCGGGTGGGGCTGCAGATCACGACGATCCGGCCGGAGGACCGTGCCCATGTGATGCAGACGCGCCAACGGCTGGAGCCGCTGGCAGCCGCGCTTGTGGCACAGAACGCGTCCGCCGAGATCCGACAGGCGATTAGCGGCTGTGAGCAGACGATGACGACGTGTTCGGATCGAGGCGACATGGAGGGCTTCCTCGTCGCTGACAAGATGTTCGACGAGATCATGGAAGACGCTTGTCCGAACAGGTTCCTGACAGCGGCACTCGCGCCACTGCAGACCCACGCGCGCCGCATATGGTTTGCGTCGGCCGCGCCGGAAAAGATGAAGGAATCGGTGGAGCGCCACGTCAAAGTAATGCGCGCAATTCAGGCGGCAGACGGCGACGGCGCCGCCACTGCCATGTCCGGATTGATGGATTATCTGGCGAAGGCTTGATACCGCCCACGCCTCAGACCTTCGGCAACATGCGGCCTTCAGCCGTCGCCCATGCCAGATCTGTTTGGCCGCTGCTCCTGCAGTGTAGAATCGCGCCTAGGCAACCCGTGCAAAAGTTCCCGGCAATCCGGCCAACAACAGCTGCCGATGTTGGAGCGCGTCGATCCCCGCGAATGCGTTCCCCACCGGACACAAACGAAAAGAGACGCATCCGGGGACGCGCCTCTCTTGATACACGGTTTCGGTAGCCGCGCCCTCAGCCGACGAAGGCGCGCTCGATGACGAACTCGGCAGGCTTGCTGTTCGCGCCTTCCGTCAAGCCGGCGGCTTCCAGAATTTCCTTGGTGTCCTTCAGCATTGCCGTGGAGCCGCAGATCATGCCGCGGTCGATCGCCGGATCAAGCGGCGGCAGGCCCAAATCCGCGAAGAACTTGCCGTTGATCATCAGGTCGGTGATCCGGCCTTTGAACGGGTAGTCCTCGCGCGTCACCGTCGCATAGTGGCGAAGCTTGTCGCCGACAATCTCGTTCAGGAACTCATGATTACGGATCTCGTCCATGAGGTCGAAGCCGTATTTCAGCTCCGCCACGTCACGGCAGGTGTGCGTAAGAATGACTTCCTCGAATTTCTCATAGGTCTCCGGATCGCGGATGAGGCTCGCGAAGGGGGCAATGCCGGTACCGGTCGAGAACATATAAAGCCTGCGGCCCGGCACCAGCGCGTCGAGCACCAACGTGCCGGTCGGCTTCTTGCGCATGAGGACCTGGTCGCCCGGCCTGATCTTCTGCAGGTGCGACGTCAGTGGGCCGTCCGGAACCTTGATCGAGAAGAACTCAAGCTCCTCGTCCCACGCCGGGCTCGCGACCGAATAGGCGCGATAGATGGGCTTGTCGCCGACCATGAGACCGATCATCGCGAATTCGCCGGAGCGGAAACGGAACTCCTGGGGACGCGTCATACGGAAACGGAAGAGCCGCTCCGTATAGTGCGTGACACTCGTGACCGTCTCGACAAAAACACCTGCCGGTGCCTGGATCGCAAAATCTTCCGTTTTTGCCGGAGCATTCATCGTGGCTACAGTCCTGTAATCGTGGCCCTGTCTATCAAGTATGAGCGGATATTCCAACCCGCACTCGATTGAAAGGAAATCCCTTCCAAATATAGTCGCTTTCGAGCATTTCGGCTTGCTTCACACTGTCGCGGGTGCGTCTTTTTAAGAAACGCGCCGCCAGCTGTAGGATTTGGCATCCGAAGACGGCCTTGCAGTCGGCTGATAGTGATTGGCAATGCCGGGCAAGCGCCCCTCCGAGAGCCGCTTGATCGCCGTCGCATTCGTCACCGCGAAACTGTCGATACCACAACGCAGCATCAGCGGGATCTGGTCGATCAGTACGTCGCCGACCGCCCGGACTTCCCCGCCGAAGCGAAGCTGCGAACGTAGCAGCGACGCGTGGCTGAAGGCGCGACCGTCGTTGAAGGCCGGAAACGCGACAGCGACAAGCGCGATCCGATCGAGGTAAGGCGCCAAACGCGTGACGTCGTCGGCCGGCGCGATCAATACGCCCAACTCCCGCGCATCGTCTATGGAGACCACGTCGATGAAGGCGTCCAGGCCGAGTATCGCCTTTTCGTTCGACCCGGCCTTGGTTTCTTCCGTCTCGACGACCCAGGGATCATCGTTCACAAAGCCGGTTTCTTTCCAGATTTTCGTCATGTTCTCGTCCCTGCCTCAAGCGGCTTCCTGAGCACTGCCGCCATAGAGCGCATCCTTGAACGGCTGCGGTCCAACCCGGCGATAAGCCTCCAGGAACGTCTCCGTTTTGTCCCGGCGCAGGCCGAGATAGGTGTCGACGATCGTTTCGACGGCATCGGTCACCTTTTCCGGCTCGAAACCGCGGCCGATGATTTCGCCGATCGACGTGTTCTCGTCTCCGGAACCACCGAGCGTGATCTGGTAGAGCTCTGCACCCTTCTTCTCAACGCCCAAAAGGCCAATATGGCCGACGTGATGGTGTCCGCAGGCATTGATGCAGCCGGAGATCTTGATCTTGAGCTCGCCGATTTCCGCCTGCCGTTCGAGGGAGCCGAAGCGGCTCGAGATTTCTTGAGCGACCGGGATCGAACGCGCATTGGCAAGCGCGCAATAGTCAAGGCCGGGACAGGCGATGATGTCGGTGATCAAGCCCGCATTGGCCGTCGCCAGACCTACGGCAACCAGAGCGCGGTAGACCGGCTCTAGGTCGGCAAGCGCCACATGCGGCAGAATCAGATTCTGCTCGTGGCTAACGCGGATTTCGTCGAAGGCGTATTCCTCGGCGATGTCCGCAACGGCATCCATCTGTGCGTCGCTCGCATCGCCCGGAATACCGCCGATCGGCTTCAGCGAAATGGTCACCATGCCGTAGTCCGGATGCTTGTGCGGCTGCACGTTCTGCTGGACCCAGCGCGCGAATTCCGGATCGGCTTTCTTCCAGCGGGCGAGGTTGCCCCAGCCTTCAGCGCGGTTCGGCAGGGCTGCCGGCGCAAAATAGGCGGAAATCGCCTGGATGTCGGCATCCGGCAGCTTCAGTTCGGTGTCCTTGAGCTTGGCGAATTCGACCTCCACCTGGCGGGCAAGCTCCTCGGCGCCGGTTTCATGCACCAGGATCTTGATGCGCGCCTTGTATTTGTTGTCGCGGCGGCCATAGAGGTTGTAAACGCGCATGATCGCCGTGGTGTAGGAGAGCAGGTCCTCTTCGGGCAAGAAGTCACGGATCTTCTTGGCGATCATCGGGGTTCTGCCCTGCCCGCCGCCGACATAGACGGCGAAGCCGAGCCTGCCATTCTCGTCCTTCTTCAGATGCAAGCCGATATCGTGCACCTGGATCGCCGCGCGGTCGCGCTCGGCGCCGGTCACGGCGATCTTGAACTTGCGCGGCAGGAACGAGAACTCCGGATGAACGCTCGACCACTGACGGAGAATCTCTGCATAGGGCCGCGGGTCGGCAACTTCGTCAGCAGCCGCACCGGAAAAATGATCCGCCGTCACGTTGCGAATGCAGTTGCCCGAGGTCTGCAGCGCGTGCATCTCGACGCTTGCCAGTTCCTGCAGGATGTCCGGCGTGTCGGAAAGACGCGGCCAGTTGTACTGGATGTTCTGGCGCGTAGTGAAATGACCATAGCCGCGGTCATATTTGCGGGCGATGTGCGCGAGCATCCGCATCTGCCGGCTCGACAGCGTGCCATAGGGAATGGCAACGCGGAGCATGTAGGCGTGCAGTTGCAGATAGACGCCGTTCATCAGGCGCAGCGGCTTGAAGGCATCCTCGGCCAGTTCACCGGACAGCCGCCGCTGGACCTGATCGCGGAACTGCTCGACACGTGCAGAAACGAAGGCGTGGTCGAATTCGTCGTAACGGTACATAGGGTCTCAGGTCCTCAGGCAGCAAATTTCGGGCCGGAAAGCCCATGATATCCCGGAGCATAGGCTATTGACGGGCCCTCGGCGCGGATCCGCTCGCGCATGCGCAGCGGGCGAAGCGTGCCATCGATTTCCTCGACGTCGATAACGTTGACGTCTACCACTTTATTCTCGTCGAAGGAGCGTTTTCCGGTCGCTTCAAGCGCCGCGACGGCCTCGGCATGGCGGGCGACGAAGGCGTCCTGCAGCGACTCCACCCAATTGCCGGAGGCGTCGAGCCAGACGGATATGCCATCCGCCAGTCGGTTTGCCGTCAAGACCTTGTCCACCATTCGCGTCGTCCTCAATTCCAAATCTGTTCAGCGCGATCCGCGCCGGTGTCCCTAGCCTCAGTGCCCTGCCGCCGCCCGGCAGC from Sinorhizobium garamanticum harbors:
- a CDS encoding nitrite/sulfite reductase, with the translated sequence MYRYDEFDHAFVSARVEQFRDQVQRRLSGELAEDAFKPLRLMNGVYLQLHAYMLRVAIPYGTLSSRQMRMLAHIARKYDRGYGHFTTRQNIQYNWPRLSDTPDILQELASVEMHALQTSGNCIRNVTADHFSGAAADEVADPRPYAEILRQWSSVHPEFSFLPRKFKIAVTGAERDRAAIQVHDIGLHLKKDENGRLGFAVYVGGGQGRTPMIAKKIRDFLPEEDLLSYTTAIMRVYNLYGRRDNKYKARIKILVHETGAEELARQVEVEFAKLKDTELKLPDADIQAISAYFAPAALPNRAEGWGNLARWKKADPEFARWVQQNVQPHKHPDYGMVTISLKPIGGIPGDASDAQMDAVADIAEEYAFDEIRVSHEQNLILPHVALADLEPVYRALVAVGLATANAGLITDIIACPGLDYCALANARSIPVAQEISSRFGSLERQAEIGELKIKISGCINACGHHHVGHIGLLGVEKKGAELYQITLGGSGDENTSIGEIIGRGFEPEKVTDAVETIVDTYLGLRRDKTETFLEAYRRVGPQPFKDALYGGSAQEAA
- a CDS encoding amino acid ABC transporter ATP-binding protein; the protein is MANTATASKMTISTTDVAIEITNMNKWYGDFHVLRDINLKVMRGERIVIAGPSGSGKSTMIRCINRLEEHQKGKIVVDGIELTNDLKKIDEVRREVGMVFQHFNLFPHLTILENCTLAPIWVRKMPKKQAEEIAMHFLTRVKIPEQAHKYPGQLSGGQQQRVAIARSLCMNPKIMLFDEPTSALDPEMIKEVLDTMVGLAEEGMTMLCVTHEMGFARQVAHRVIFMDQGQIVEQNSPAEFFDHPQHERTKLFLSQILH
- a CDS encoding amino acid ABC transporter permease, coding for MSTHQASFVRASLIEASPAPALESGIALWLRKNLFATPKDTALTIISLLVLAWLVPPAIQWLFIDAAWTGGGRGVCATISQGGSQPENWSGACWAFVNAKFSQFLFGRYPPEERWRPALVGILFVLFLVPMLIPKVPYKGLNAVLLLVVLPIIATILLPGGWLGLTYVETPLWGGLMVTLVLSFVGIAVSLPLGILLALGRRSNMPVIKMLCTVFIEMVRGVPLITVLFMASVMLPLFLPQGVTFDKFLRALIGVSLFASAYMAEVVRGGLQAIPKGQYEGADSLGLSYWQKMNLIVLPQALKLVIPGIVNTFIGLFKDTSLVSIIGMFDLLGIVRLNFTDTNWASAVTPLTGLIFAGFVFWLFCFGMSRYSGFMERVLDKSQR
- a CDS encoding GntR family transcriptional regulator; protein product: MPVQSQAHLAYLALERLIVTLKLKPGSLVTERQLIELAEHGRTPVREAIQKLAWQGLIDIRARVGLQITTIRPEDRAHVMQTRQRLEPLAAALVAQNASAEIRQAISGCEQTMTTCSDRGDMEGFLVADKMFDEIMEDACPNRFLTAALAPLQTHARRIWFASAAPEKMKESVERHVKVMRAIQAADGDGAATAMSGLMDYLAKA
- a CDS encoding ferredoxin--NADP reductase; the protein is MNAPAKTEDFAIQAPAGVFVETVTSVTHYTERLFRFRMTRPQEFRFRSGEFAMIGLMVGDKPIYRAYSVASPAWDEELEFFSIKVPDGPLTSHLQKIRPGDQVLMRKKPTGTLVLDALVPGRRLYMFSTGTGIAPFASLIRDPETYEKFEEVILTHTCRDVAELKYGFDLMDEIRNHEFLNEIVGDKLRHYATVTREDYPFKGRITDLMINGKFFADLGLPPLDPAIDRGMICGSTAMLKDTKEILEAAGLTEGANSKPAEFVIERAFVG
- a CDS encoding DUF934 domain-containing protein, with amino-acid sequence MTKIWKETGFVNDDPWVVETEETKAGSNEKAILGLDAFIDVVSIDDARELGVLIAPADDVTRLAPYLDRIALVAVAFPAFNDGRAFSHASLLRSQLRFGGEVRAVGDVLIDQIPLMLRCGIDSFAVTNATAIKRLSEGRLPGIANHYQPTARPSSDAKSYSWRRVS
- a CDS encoding DUF2849 domain-containing protein encodes the protein MVDKVLTANRLADGISVWLDASGNWVESLQDAFVARHAEAVAALEATGKRSFDENKVVDVNVIDVEEIDGTLRPLRMRERIRAEGPSIAYAPGYHGLSGPKFAA
- a CDS encoding amino acid ABC transporter substrate-binding protein produces the protein MARRILTALVGAAVMGIGAHAASAATLDDVKAKGFVQCGVNTGLAGFASPDAAGNWNGFDVDYCKAIAAAVFGDATKVKYTPTSAKERFPALQSGEVDVLARNTTWTINRDTALGFNFRPVNYYDGQGFMVRKSLDVKSALELSGAAVCVQTGTTTELNLADYFKSNNLQYNPVVFEKLEEVNAAYDAGRCDVYTTDQSGLYSLRLTLSKPDDHVILPEIISKEPLGPAVRQGDDQWFDIVTWVHYALIQAEEFGVTQANVEEMKKSTNPDVQRFLGVEADSKIGTDLGLTNEWAVNVIKAVGNYGEIFDRNIGAGSPLKIERGLNALWSKGGIQYAPPVR
- a CDS encoding amino acid ABC transporter permease, with product MAIGVTNAPEKSKSSGSIINDPQVRGIFYQAVTIIILAVLIYWIVDNTVENLKRANIASGYGFVRSRAGFDVGQSLIAFTSDSTYGRALVVGFVNTLLVAITGIITATVIGFIVGIGRLSHNWIIAKLSLAYVEVFRNIPPLLVIFFWYSGVLAILPQAREALALPFDIFVSNRGVAFPKPMFGEGSHYTLIALIISIIASVVFARYARQRQMATGQRLPVLWIVLGLVIGVPLVTFLASGAPLAFDVPVAGKFNLTGGSVVGPEFMSLFLALSFYTAAFIAEIVRAGIRGVSKGQTEAAHALGIRPRLTTRLVVVPQAMRIIIPPLTSQYLNLTKNSSLAVAVGYADLVAVGGTILNQTGQAIEVVSIWLIVYLSLSLATSAFMNWYNARMALVER